A single window of Parabacteroides sp. FAFU027 DNA harbors:
- a CDS encoding acetyl-CoA carboxylase biotin carboxyl carrier protein subunit: MEIHIGDRIANVELVSKDDNKVVIKIDEKTYELDVVMAENGICSILHDGKSFTAELKRAENGKKYTVNTAFNTFPVEIVDTQAKYLRNRRKDETDESQDRIYSPMPGKVVKILVDKGTEVEAGQPVIVIEAMKMQSEYKVKKTCTIKDILVKEGDAINSDQTLITLN; the protein is encoded by the coding sequence ATGGAAATACATATCGGAGACAGAATTGCCAACGTCGAACTCGTTAGCAAAGACGACAATAAAGTGGTCATCAAAATCGACGAGAAGACTTACGAACTCGATGTCGTGATGGCTGAAAACGGAATCTGCTCTATTTTGCATGATGGCAAATCGTTTACAGCCGAATTGAAACGTGCCGAGAATGGCAAGAAATATACCGTAAATACGGCTTTCAACACCTTTCCTGTAGAGATTGTGGATACTCAGGCCAAATACCTCCGCAACCGCCGCAAAGACGAAACGGACGAGTCTCAGGACCGCATCTACTCGCCTATGCCCGGTAAAGTGGTGAAAATCCTGGTGGATAAAGGCACCGAGGTAGAAGCCGGCCAGCCTGTTATCGTGATTGAAGCGATGAAGATGCAGAGCGAGTACAAGGTGAAGAAAACCTGTACCATCAAGGATATTCTCGTGAAAGAGGGCGACGCAATCAACAGCGACCAGACCCTGATTACGCTGAACTAA